Genomic window (Nitrospirota bacterium):
AAGAGGAGTTCCATCTGCTACTGCCTTTCTAAGTATATCGCCTGTTGAGATCTGAGGAATTCTATACTTTTCAATGAGTTTCTTGGCCTGAGTCCCCTTCCCGGCACCCGGCGCGCCTAATAATACAAGCCTCATCATACCCCCCTATGCTTTGTAAAGAAAGATTAATATCAAAAAATATATAACGCAGACCGATGAGTGACTATAATATTCAAGTGGGGTTTTCTGAGTCAATACAAAAATTTAAATTGAAATATAATCATTGCTTATATTTGCACTTTAAATCCATTTGGACTGCATGACCAGGCTCAGTCTTTGGTTATTAATAATCAATGAAAATCCGGTTCTTGACATAATGGCAGAGATATAACAATATATATTCACTTAAATTTGGGAATACGCCATGAAAAGAACGACTATTATTGCAATCTGCTTTTTTATACTGTCAGCTTCTGATGCTTATTCATTATGTGTCACCGCTGACACGGCGAATCTAAGGTCAGGCCCGAGCGCAAAAGATGAGATAAGCTGGCAGGTATTTATGTATATGCCGTTAAAAAAGATCTCCAAAAAAGGCACCTGGTTTAAGGTCGAGGACCTTGAAGGAGATACTCACTGGATAGCGGAAAATCTTGTGACAGAGGATTTTAAATGCGCTGTTGTCAAGGTTGATGAGGCAAATGTCAGGAGCGGGCCGGGGGAAGAGTATAAAAAGACCATACTGAGCCCATTATACCAATACGAATCTCTTAAGGTTTTGGAGATAAAAGACCAATGGGTCAATGTAATGTACGAATCCGGCGATACCGGCTGGATACTTAATGACCTCTTGTGGATTCAGTAAATAAAATATATTATTCTATATGCCTAAAATAAAACATTCACTACATCGCTTTGCTGTCAGAATAGTTATTTTACTCTGCATAACATTATCCATACTTACAATTTCCTGTGACAAATCTGACAAAACCGCGCAGAAGAACAGCAGCACTTCTGCGGTAACAGGCCCTATAATTGATACGAACATGGGCGGAGGCGTCATGGCAAAACTTGATACTAACGACAAGAGCCCGGAATCACTCGCGCTTATGGGTGACAAATACTTTGAAGGCGGCCAGTATGTTCAGGCTATAAGTGTTTACAGAAAGGTACTTGAACTTAACCCGAAAGATGTTGACACTTATAATGACCTGGGACTCTCTCTGCACTATACAAGACAAACAGACGAGGCCATTGACATCCTGAAAAAAGGCACACAATTGGATTCGAACTACCAGAACATATGGTTAAGCCTCGGTTATGTACTTGCTCAATCGGCAAGAAATGATGAGGCAAAGATAGTGCTGAAGCATACTGTTGACATTAACCCAAATTCCCCTCAGGGTGAGGAAGCCGGGAAATGGCTTGATAATTTAAAATAGCCTGATTATTTCTCGATATCATCAAACTCCCTGCGAACTTCTTCAAGCCTGCTTTTATATCCCTCAGCATCGCCATATTCAAAGAAGTGCTTATACCTGCTGTTTATGCCCTTTGCCTTGCGCGCATGTTTTATCGGGCACCAGTACTGTTCTGTTCTTTCCGCGATCTCCTTCGAATAATCTATGACGCCGTTAACATACCCGCAGTAGACGCAATTTATCTTTTCTATAAGGTTGAGATAAGCGAGTGAATGGCGGTCTATAACAACGTAATCGCTCCTGACCACTTTGGGTATGCGGTAAACAGGAAAACATATTGCGTGATAAATGCTTACGATAAGATCCAATAAAAATATAGGCACAAGGCATAACCATATTACAGGAGCAGTGATGATGTTCAGGATATTCGCATCGAATAAATAAAAGACTATCTTCTTGACCAGTTTTTTGTGTTCCCGCCGAACCGTATCCTGAAACCTGACCTTCTTCTCTTTTATCTCATAGAAGAACTCATCCCCTTTCTTCTGCGCCTCTTCCGCAAGCTCTCTCTCAAGGGATTTTATCTTTGTCAGTAACTCTTCCAGCCGGTTATTCATACTCTCCCCCTGTTTTACAGTTACTGAAAATAACTTTGCGGGCTATTCAACAATATCAAGCTTGATGCTGAGGTCTTTAAGCTGCTTCGCATCAACTGTAGATGGTGCGCTGCTCAAGGGGCATACCGCCTTCTGCGTCTTTGGAAACGCGATCACGTCCCTGATTGACTTGGCATTTGCAAGCAGCATCACAAGCCTGTCAAGGCCGAGTGCGATGCCGCCGTGGGGAGGCGCGCCGAATTCAAGCGCTTCAAGGAGAAAACCGAACTTTGCGTCAGCATCTTCTTTTTGCATATTAAGAAGCTTGAACATCCTGTCCTGAACCTCTTTCCTATGGATACGTATGCTGCCGCCGCCTATCTCATAACCGTTCAGGACTATGTCATAAGCCTGAGCCCTGACATCTTTGACATTATCATTGCCGCGATCGAGGAAGAGTTCCATATCCTCTTCCATAGGGCTTGTGAACGGATGGTGCATCGCGTCGTAACGCTTTTCATCGGGGTTCCATTCATAAAGCGGGTAGTCGGTTATCCATACAAATTTATAAGCGTTGTCTTTTATAAGTTTAAGCCTTGATGCAAGCTCATCCCTTAATTTTGCAAGAGTGGCATTTGTGGACTGCACGCTGTCGGCAACAAAAAGGAGCAGGTCTCCCTCTTCCGCCTCAAGCCTTTCAGTAAGAGATTTGAGAATGTCTTCGGAAAAGAACTTTGCGATAGGCGATTCAAAACCATCCTTTATCTTTATCCATGCAAGCCCTTTTGCTCCATAGGACTGCGCCTCTTTTGTGAGGTCATCCATCTCCTTCCTTGAGTAACCGGCAAGCCCTTTCGCGTTAATGCCCTTTACAATGCCTCCGCCTGACAGCGCGCCAAGAAAGACCTTGAAAGACCCCTCCTTCACAATATCGCTTACATCCTTCAGCTCAAGCCCGAACCGCAGGTCAGGCTTGTCGCTTCCATACCTTTCAAGTGATTCTTGATAAGATAGCCTCTGGAACGGCTCGCTGAAATCCATGCCTTTGAGATCCTTCATGATCTTCTTCAGGAGAGTCTCAATCAGCATCATTATGTCGTCCCGTGTTACAAAGGACATCTCAAGGTCAAGCTGTGTGAATTCAGGCTGCCTGTCAGCCCTCAGGTCTTCATCCCTGAAACATTTCACGATCTGGTAGTACTTCTCCAATCCCGAGACCATGAGTATCTGCTTGAATATCTGGGGCGACTGCGGGAGCGCGTAAAAATGGCCGGGGTTCAGCCTGCTCGGGACAAGATAATCCCTTGCGCCCTCAGGAGTGCTCTTTGTAAGTACAGGTGTCTCAATATCCAGAAACCCTTTTGCATCAAGATATTCCCTCATCGTCATTGTGACCTGATGTCTCAGGATCAAGTTCTTCTGGATAATGGGCCTTCTAAGGTCAAGATACCTGTGCCTGAACCTCAGCTGCTCAGATGCATCGGTGTCGTCTTCAACCATGAACGGAAGAGGCTTTGATTCATTGAGCACAATAAGCTCTCTGACTATTATTTCTATCTGCCCTGTAGGCAGCGATTTATTTTCTGTTTCAGGCGGCCGTTTTGAAACCTCGCCTTTTATCTGAAGAACAAACTCGTTCCTTATCTTTTGGGCAGCCTTAACTATTTCAGCGTCAGTCTCAGGATTAAAGACAAGCTGCACAACTCCGCTCCTGTCCCTGAGGTCGATAAACACAACCCCGCCATGATCTCTCCACCTGTGAACCCATCCGGCAAGCGTCACCTCAGCGCCGATATTTTCTTCTCTTATTTCACCGCAGTAATTAGTTCTCATAGCTATTCCTTTTCATAAGAGACCTGTTCTTTCAGCCTATTGACTTCGTCAGGAGTGAGATAACGGAATACGCCTTTAGGCAGTTTGCCGAGGTCTATTCCGGCTATCTTTGTCCTCTTAAGCTTAATCACGGAATGGCCAAGCCTATCCATCATCCTTCTTATCTGCCTCTTCCTGCCTTCATATATCGTTATCTCTATCCAGGAATTGGCCTCAGTCTTTCTGACCCTCTTCACCTTTGCCGGAGCGGTCATCCCGTCATCAAGCCTTATGCCTTTCTGAAGTTTCTCTATGTGCTTATCCTCAAGAAAACCCTCGATCTTTACAAGATATGTCTTTGGTATCTTATTCTTCGGATGAAGTATCGCATTTGCCAGTTCGCCGTCATTTGTAAGTATAAGAAGGCCTTCAGAATCATAGTCAAGCCTGCCTACGGGAAATACGCTTATCTTTACCCCTTTTAAAAAATCCTTGACAGTCAGCCTGCGTTGAGGATCGCTCAGCGCTGTGATGCATTTTTCCGGCTTGTTAAAGGCCATGTACACTTTAGGCGCTGATAAATGAAGCAGCTTGCCGCTGACCTTTATATGGTCTATATCAGGGTCTGCCTTCATCCCAAGGCTTGCAGCCTTTCCGTTTACAGTCACCATACCTTCAGCGATCAGCTCTTCAGCCTTTCTTCTTGAAGCTATGCCAACTCTTGAGATGATCTTCTGAATGCGTTCTTCCATAATGTTAATCCGCCGTTTTCAGCGACATTAATATTATCACAAAGGCCCTTTCATTGTCACAAGAAATTGAAAAACCTGCTAAACATTCATTGACTTTTTAAAAGCCCTAATGCTACCTTACACAAAACTGATACCCATTAAACTTGGTTCTATGAAATTGCCCGATAAAGAAAACGCTTATGTGCCGCTTTCAAAACTGTTGAATTATTTACTGTCAGAAACTCATCCCATAGGCAAATCCAAGTCTAAATATTTGCGTTCTTTCGGGTTTAATGAAACAAATATTAATCTGCTTAAATATCAGTTAACGGCAATAGCACAATCAGAAGAGGTAAAAGAGGGAATATCATCACCCCATGGTGTAAAATATATCATAGATGGATTTATCAAAACACCAGAGGGAAGCTCTATTAATATGCGGACTGTATGGATAATTGACAAGGGAAAGACACATCCCCGTTTTGTGACGGCATATCCTGTTTGACAAATAGGAGGAGATTGAAATGATAAAAGAATTAGACACAGCCGTTTTAAAGCATGATATAAAAGAACATGATCTGACAGAAGGAGATTTAGGCACTGTAGTTCATATCTACGATGATAATAATGCCTTTGAGGTTGAGTTTATCACTGCTGAAGGGAGAACAGTCGCGGTTCTCACGCTTACCGATGATGACATAAGGCCCATGAGGAGCAGAGAGATACTGCACGTCAGAGATATTGCTCAAGCTGTATAACCAGCATACCCTTAGCCTTTGGTTGATAATCAGGCGCTAACGGCAAAAAAGGAAAGCTCTTGACCTGCATTAATATATAAGCGCTGTGCCCTTTTTAGGGACAAAGAAGATAACTGGATCACGCGCACCTTTGTTTTTTGCCACGCTGAGAAGCCTTGATGGATTATGTCCGGAACTTAAAACCTCTTTATTTATATCAAGCCCATAACATCGGGGTAAGTTTAGTAATTATGCCGAATTATACAGGTTTAACGATTGCTAATAATAGATACATATCTATATAGATGTCAAGAAAAAAATCACAGGTGTTGTTAACCACATACCCACCCATATTTTCTGACATATAGCCATGCCTCTAAGTGTTAGACTTGCTCTTTGAACTGGAGGGATACTACCGATAAGGATATCCATGGGGCTTTCTTCAGGATTTGGTGGATGTTAGGAGCGGACAAACCTGCCTCCAACACTAAAGTAACACTATTTCTCAATCTTGAAACTGGAAAAAGAATTATGGGTAAAGCATCAGGTTTAGCAACAAGCATGGTTGTTTATGCAGACGCAGGTTCACATTTGCCTGAAAGCAAAATAATTAGCGTGTTTTTTTGCTTTCAAGAGAAACGGCGGCAATCATGTGCCTCTGCTAATACCATGGTTTTAAAATTTGATTTAAAATGGTTTAGGTGCGGTAACAAACAAAAAGGGCTGCGTCTCCGCAGCCCCTCGTATATGATGCTGTATTGTCAGAACCTGTCTTTAGTATCCCTGCTCTGTCTTGTTGCCTTCGCAGATCTCTTTCATCTGGTCTTTTACTATCTTGCCGTCTTCCCATACTGTCTCATGCACCTTATGGCAGTTGGTCTGTGCGTTGTAGTCAACAGGGTCGGCACGGTATACTCCGCGCCCGTCTTCAGTCTTGTACTGCACAGGCTTCCCTGTAGCTGCTGCCTCCTGTGAAGCCCTCATCGAAATATCAGTGATGGTTGCCCCGAGGATCGCGCCTAATGCCGCGCCTATTACGCCGCCTTTCCAGGGATTTTTATGGTCAAGAAGAGCTCCGGCAAGGCCGCCTGCCGCGCCTCCGACCGCCGCACCCTGGGTATGATACTGTGTGCAGCCTGATGCCAACGCAAAGAATGAAATTAACGCTACAACTGAAACAAACTTCTTCATGATCCCCTCCTTATAAAATGATTAAACCGGTTTTGATTATTTACTAATATATACCACCTATCAATTGCATCTGCAAGTCAACCCTTTTGTGTAATTACGATAGAAGAAATGTGTGAAGTTATTATGAAACGCGGAGGATGAGATCCCTACTCCCACTCTATCGTTCCGGGAGGCTTTGAACTTATATCATATACAACCCTGTTAACACCCACGACCTCGTTGATTATCCTGTTGGAGATGACGCCCAGAACATCGTAAGGGATCTTTGCCCAGTCAGCTGTCATCCCGTCAACACTGGTCACAGCCCTTACGGCAATAACATTCTCATACGTACGCTCATCTCCCATGACGCCAACGGTCTTGATGGGCAGCAGGACTGCAAAGCCCTGCCAGATATTATGATAGAGGCCCGCCTTCTTTATCTCTTCAAGCACGATAGCATCCGCCTTCCGCAGTATCTCAGCCCTCAGGTGCGTAACCTTGCCGATTATCCTGATCCCAAGGCCCGGGCCCGGGAAGGGCTGCCTGTTTATGACCTCATCAGACATGCCCAGCTCTCTGCCAAGCGCCCTGACCTCGTCTTTAAATAACTCCCTCAGAGGCTCAACAAGCTTGAGCTTCATATTCTTCAGAAGGCCGCCTACGTTATGGTGGCTCTTGATCACTGCGGACGGGCCCTTAAATGAGGTGCTCTCTATTACATCAGGATATAAAGTGCCCTGAGCAAGGTACTTTGCATCCTTTATCTTTTTAGCCTCTTCCTGAAAGATCTTTATGAATTCATTGCCGATTATCTTGCGCTTTTTCTCCGGGTCAACAACATCCTTCAGCTTGCCAAGAAACCTGTCAACTGCATCTACATGAATAAGGTTTATGCGAAAGTTTCTCTTAAGCATCTTCACGACTTTATCAGCCTCTCCCATTCTGAGAAGCCCGTTATCCACAAAAATGCATGTCAGCTGTTTTTTAACAGCCTTATTCAGCAGCACAGCCGTAACTGAAGAATCCACGCCGCCGCTTATGGCGCATATTATCCTGTCATTTCCGACCTTATCTTTTATCTCTTTTGTAGTAGCATCAATGAAGGAACCCATGGTCCACTCGGGTTTACATTTAGCGATATTAAAGATGAAGTTCTTTAATATTCTTACGCCGTATTCAGTATGCGCTACTTCAGGATGGAACTGAAATGCGAAGAAGCCTCTCTTTTTATCAGCCATCGCTGCTACAGGTGAATTGTCTGTATGTGCTATCGATATGAAACCTGATGGATAACGCAGGAGCTTATCGCCATGGCTCATCCATACAACCTTGCCCTGAGGAATGCCCTTGAAGATATCATTCTTGTCGTCTATCTTAAGGACAGCCCTGCCGTATTCTCTCTTGACGCTCTTTGCTACCTTGCCTCCGAATAGATGCGCCATTAACTGCATGCCGTAGCATATGCCGAGTATCGGAATGCCGAGTTCAAATATCCTCTTGTCCGGCATTGGGGCGTTCTTTTCGTATACGCTTGAGGGGCCGCCTGAAAGGATTATCCCTTTCGGGGAAAAAGACTTTATCTTTTCAAGATCTGCATTATATGGGAGTATCTCAGAATAAACCTTGTTCTCCCTGATGCGCCTTGCTATAAGCTGAGTGTATTGTGAACCAAAGTCCAGTACTAAGATATTCTCTTCATGCATAGCGCTATTCCGTGCTGTAGTTGGGTGCTTCCCTTGTTACAACAACATCGTGCACATGGCTCTCTCTGAGGCCTGCCGGTGTTATGCGAATGAAGCGCGATTTCTTGCGAAGCTCCTCTATATTCCTGCAGCCGCAGTAACCCATGCCTGACCTCAAGCCTCCGACAAGCTGATGCACGCTGGCGGCAAGCGGCCCTTTATACGGAACCCTGCCCTCAACTCCT
Coding sequences:
- a CDS encoding tetratricopeptide repeat protein, whose amino-acid sequence is MPKIKHSLHRFAVRIVILLCITLSILTISCDKSDKTAQKNSSTSAVTGPIIDTNMGGGVMAKLDTNDKSPESLALMGDKYFEGGQYVQAISVYRKVLELNPKDVDTYNDLGLSLHYTRQTDEAIDILKKGTQLDSNYQNIWLSLGYVLAQSARNDEAKIVLKHTVDINPNSPQGEEAGKWLDNLK
- the aspS gene encoding aspartate--tRNA ligase; the encoded protein is MRTNYCGEIREENIGAEVTLAGWVHRWRDHGGVVFIDLRDRSGVVQLVFNPETDAEIVKAAQKIRNEFVLQIKGEVSKRPPETENKSLPTGQIEIIVRELIVLNESKPLPFMVEDDTDASEQLRFRHRYLDLRRPIIQKNLILRHQVTMTMREYLDAKGFLDIETPVLTKSTPEGARDYLVPSRLNPGHFYALPQSPQIFKQILMVSGLEKYYQIVKCFRDEDLRADRQPEFTQLDLEMSFVTRDDIMMLIETLLKKIMKDLKGMDFSEPFQRLSYQESLERYGSDKPDLRFGLELKDVSDIVKEGSFKVFLGALSGGGIVKGINAKGLAGYSRKEMDDLTKEAQSYGAKGLAWIKIKDGFESPIAKFFSEDILKSLTERLEAEEGDLLLFVADSVQSTNATLAKLRDELASRLKLIKDNAYKFVWITDYPLYEWNPDEKRYDAMHHPFTSPMEEDMELFLDRGNDNVKDVRAQAYDIVLNGYEIGGGSIRIHRKEVQDRMFKLLNMQKEDADAKFGFLLEALEFGAPPHGGIALGLDRLVMLLANAKSIRDVIAFPKTQKAVCPLSSAPSTVDAKQLKDLSIKLDIVE
- a CDS encoding rRNA pseudouridine synthase, which codes for MEERIQKIISRVGIASRRKAEELIAEGMVTVNGKAASLGMKADPDIDHIKVSGKLLHLSAPKVYMAFNKPEKCITALSDPQRRLTVKDFLKGVKISVFPVGRLDYDSEGLLILTNDGELANAILHPKNKIPKTYLVKIEGFLEDKHIEKLQKGIRLDDGMTAPAKVKRVRKTEANSWIEITIYEGRKRQIRRMMDRLGHSVIKLKRTKIAGIDLGKLPKGVFRYLTPDEVNRLKEQVSYEKE
- a CDS encoding DUF4926 domain-containing protein; this encodes MIKELDTAVLKHDIKEHDLTEGDLGTVVHIYDDNNAFEVEFITAEGRTVAVLTLTDDDIRPMRSREILHVRDIAQAV
- a CDS encoding glycine zipper 2TM domain-containing protein encodes the protein MKKFVSVVALISFFALASGCTQYHTQGAAVGGAAGGLAGALLDHKNPWKGGVIGAALGAILGATITDISMRASQEAAATGKPVQYKTEDGRGVYRADPVDYNAQTNCHKVHETVWEDGKIVKDQMKEICEGNKTEQGY
- the guaA gene encoding glutamine-hydrolyzing GMP synthase, whose translation is MHEENILVLDFGSQYTQLIARRIRENKVYSEILPYNADLEKIKSFSPKGIILSGGPSSVYEKNAPMPDKRIFELGIPILGICYGMQLMAHLFGGKVAKSVKREYGRAVLKIDDKNDIFKGIPQGKVVWMSHGDKLLRYPSGFISIAHTDNSPVAAMADKKRGFFAFQFHPEVAHTEYGVRILKNFIFNIAKCKPEWTMGSFIDATTKEIKDKVGNDRIICAISGGVDSSVTAVLLNKAVKKQLTCIFVDNGLLRMGEADKVVKMLKRNFRINLIHVDAVDRFLGKLKDVVDPEKKRKIIGNEFIKIFQEEAKKIKDAKYLAQGTLYPDVIESTSFKGPSAVIKSHHNVGGLLKNMKLKLVEPLRELFKDEVRALGRELGMSDEVINRQPFPGPGLGIRIIGKVTHLRAEILRKADAIVLEEIKKAGLYHNIWQGFAVLLPIKTVGVMGDERTYENVIAVRAVTSVDGMTADWAKIPYDVLGVISNRIINEVVGVNRVVYDISSKPPGTIEWE